The Primulina eburnea isolate SZY01 chromosome 13, ASM2296580v1, whole genome shotgun sequence genome includes a region encoding these proteins:
- the LOC140809662 gene encoding glyoxylase I 4-like yields MGKEMNVDEVDRFLNNTDDSDNDNITILPLLSLNHVSFVCKSVKKSVEFYTQVLGFVLIKRPSSFDFEGAWLFNHGIGIHLLETENMTSKKGEINPKDNHISFQCSDMDLIISLLEEMKIEYVKAIVRENGIIVDQIFFHDPDGYMIEICNCQNIPILPISSCPLKRITNPTSSPINSTSDHFGKVQYCSGEAEALMMENLAMDMLNISI; encoded by the exons ATGGGGAAAGAGATGAACGTCGATGAAGTAGACCGGTTTTTGAATAATACAGATGATAGTGATAATGATAATATTACGATCTTGCCTTTGTTATCGTTAAATCATGTATCGTTTGTGTGCAAATCGGTGAAAAAGTCTGTTGAATTTTACACACAAGTATTAGGATTCGTGCTTATCAAGCGCCCGTCGTCCTTCGATTTCGAAGGGGCATG GTTGTTCAACCACGGGATCGGAATCCATTTACTGGAGACGGAGAACATGACGTCGAAAAAAGGCGAGATCAATCCGAAAGACAATCACATCTCATTCCAATGCTCAGATATGGATCTCATTATCAGTCTATTGGAAGAGATGAAGATTGAGTATGTGAAAGCAATagttagggagaatgggataaTTGTGGACCAAATCTTCTTCCATGATCCAGATGGATACATGATTGAGATTTGCAATTGCCAAAACATACCAATCCTCCCAATCTCATCTTGCCCCCTCAAAAGGATTACAAATCCCACTTCTAGTCCCATCAATTCAACCTCTGATCACTTTG GGAAGGTGCAATACTGCAGTGGAGAAGCTGAGGCCTTGATGATGGAGAATTTGGCTATGGACATGTTGAATATTTCTATATaa